One Malania oleifera isolate guangnan ecotype guangnan chromosome 10, ASM2987363v1, whole genome shotgun sequence genomic region harbors:
- the LOC131165904 gene encoding (+)-neomenthol dehydrogenase-like, which produces MATEASTFPAANRYAVVTGGNKGIGLEICRQLASNGVTVVVTARDEKRGLEAVEELKKSGLSDFVVFHQLDVTDPTSIASLADFIKIQFGRLDIVVNNAGIGGATVDPDAFRAAVASGGLQSDSIKWNEIATQTYELAKECLQTNYYGAKRMVEALVPLLQLSDSARIVNVSSSMGSLKNIPDGWAKQVFSDAESLTEERVDEVLNKFLKDFMEGSLGTNGWPMNFSAYRVSKAAMSACTRILAKKYPTFCINCVCPGFVKTDMTFNAGTLTAQEGAESPVWLALQPKGGPSGHFFFRKEATDF; this is translated from the exons ATGGCTACTGAAGCATCCACCTTCCCTGCAGCTAACAG GTACGCAGTTGTTACAGGAGGAAATAAGGGCATTGGATTGGAGATATGTAGGCAGTTGGCTTCTAATGGGGTGACGGTGGTGGTAACAGCCAGAGATGAGAAGAGAGGCCTTGAAGCTGTTGAAGAACTCAAGAAGTCTGGTCTATCTGATTTTGTGGTTTTTCATCAGCTCGATGTGACTGATCCAACTAGCATTGCTTCACTTGCAGACTTCATCAAAATCCAATTCGGAAGGCTTGACATTGTG GTAAACAATGCAGGAATTGGTGGTGCTACAGTAGACCCTGATGCTTTTCGAGCTGCAGTCGCTAGTGGTGGT CTACAAAGCGACAGTATCAAATGGAACGAAATAGCGACTCAGACTTATGAACTGGCCAAAGAATGCTTGCAGACAAACTACTATGGTGCCAAAAGAATGGTTGAAGCACTTGTTCCCCTCCTCCAGCTATCTGATTCAGCCAGGATTGTAAATGTTTCCTCTTCCATGGGAAGTTTAAAG AACATACCAGATGGATGGGCTAAGCAAGTGTTCAGTGATGCAGAAAGCCTTACAGAAGAAAGAGTGGATGAGGTGCTGAACAAGTTCTTAAAAGATTTCATGGAGGGTTCATTGGGAACCAATGGGTGGCCAATGAACTTTTCAGCCTATAGGGTCTCAAAGGCAGCCATGAGTGCCTGCACAAGGATTCTAGCCAAGAAGTACCCTACATTCTGCATCAATTGTGTGTGCCCTGGCTTTGTCAAAACTGATATGACCTTCAATGCTGGCACCTTGACTGCCCAAGAAGGTGCTGAAAGTCCAGTGTGGTTAGCTCTGCAGCCCAAAGGGGGTCCTTCTGGGCACTTCTTCTTTAGGAAGGAAGCCACAGATTTTTGA